The genome window TGGAGACGGATCAGGGGGCGTTTGGTCGCCAGCGCGTAGGCCTTCGCCAGTTCGGTCTTACCGACACCCGCCGGACCTTCGGCGAGCACGGGCTTGCCGAGTCTGTCGGCGAGGAACATGACCGTGCCGATGTCGTCGCTGGCGATATACTGCTGCTCAGAGAGCGCTGTCTTGAGCTCGTTCAAGTTCGAATACATGGCGTGAGTGCCTTTGTGCTAAAAGCTCGTTCGAATGCGTCCGTGGTCGGGCGGCGCCTAACTTGGAAGTGTCTCGCTCAGATCTTGGTCGTCCTCGACCTGTTCGGTGGTCAGCCCGAAGCGCCGCCGCCGCTTGCTGAAGTCGATTAGTGCCAGCAGGAACTGCTCGCGGTTGAAGTCTGGCCACAGCGTGTCGGTCGCGTAGTACTCGCTGTACGAGCCTTGCCAGATCAGGAAGTTGCTCACCCGCAGTTCGCCGCTGGTGCGAATGATCAGGTCGGGATCGGGCAGGCCGCTGGTATACAAATAGCTCGAGATCAGATCCTCGTTGATGCTCTCCGGCGGGATGCCATCCTGCACGATGCGCCGCACCGCATGGACGATCTCGTCGCGCCCGCCGTAGTTGAAGGCGACGTTGAGGATCAGGCGATCGTTGTGGCGGGTGTATTCGCAGGCGTGCTGCACCTTGCGCTGAATGCCCGGCGGAATGCCGTCCAGCTCGCCAATGTGGCGGATTTGTACGCCGTTGGAATGCAGCTCGCGCAGTTCGCGGTCGATCACCATCTCAAGGATCTTGAGCAGCAGGCGCACTTCGCGCCGAGGACGTCCCCAGTTCTCGGTCGAGAACGCGTAAATCGTGAGGATCTCGACGCCGAACTCGACCGCCGCGCGGATGATCGTGCGCAGGTTTTCAGTGCCCTGCCGGTGTCCCTCGCTTCGGGGCAGCCCGCGCGCCGCGGCCCAACGCCCGTTGCCGTCCATGATTATCGCGACGTGGCGCGGAACACGCTCCGGCACGGCAAGCGGCGCGGAGGTGACAGATGGATCTACGACATTTGCGGCCATGCAAGCGGCCCTCGATCAACTTCGCTTCAGGGTGCCGGGACGGGGGCGGCCTGCGATAAGCCCGCAGCATCGGAGCCAGTTCAGGTCCCGGTCCCCTTCGTCTCCGTGCAGCGCAGAATCACACTGCGCCGTACTCCATTGTATTACACTTCCATCATCTCTTTTTCTTTGTTCTTGGTCAGCTCATCGACCTGCGCGGAGAATTGGTCGATCAGCTTTTGGACCTCGGACTCGCCGTGCTTGAGGTCGTCCTCGGAGATCATCTTCTCGCGTTCGAACTCTTTCATGTCCTCGATGGCGCTGCGGCGGATGTTGCGCAGGCTGACACGGGCGTCTTCGGCACGCTTGTGCAGCACCTTGATGAGTTCGACGCGGCGTTCGCGCGTCAGCGGCGGCATGTTCAAGCGAATTTGGGTGCCGTCGGTGTTGGGCTGCATGCCGATGTTGGCTTCAAGAATCGCCCGCTCGATGGCCTTCACGGCCGAACCGTCGAACGGCCGAATAAGGATTTGCATCGGCTCCGGCGTCGAGATATTGGCAAGCTGGCGCAGTTCCGTCGGTTGGCCGTAGTACTCGACTTCGAGCCGGTCGACAAGGCCGGTACTGGCCCGGTTACTGCGGATGCCGTGCAAGTCCTGCTCGTAAACGCTGAGGGTGGACTTCATCTTGTTGCGGGTCTCTTTGAGTACGTCGTCGATCATGTTCTAACGCCTCTGCTGAGCGTAAATCAATATCGTGTACGCTTAACTATACCGCAACGCGGGCTGTCGCTGAAGGCTGGCGCAGAAGTCAGTTGTCAGTAGACAGTCTTCAGTGGTCAGTGCTCTGAATCGGCCAGCATGCCTCGCCAATCGTCGAGCGAGCACTCCTTGCCGTCGATCGACTCTGTTATCTGATTACTGACACCTGATACCTGAAAACTCAGCACTTGCTACGTATATCCTCGGGCTTGGTAGGCGGCGTAAAGGGCGACGGCGCCGGCGGTGGCGACGTTGAGGCTGGCGACGTGACCGCGCATCGGCAGGGACATCAGCAGATCGCATGTCTCGCGCACAAGCCGTCGCATGCCTTCGCCTTCGCTGCCCATGACGAGGCCGAGCGCCATGTTCAGGTTGGCGTTTTCGAGCGCGGGAACCTCGGGGCCAGCTTCCATGCCCACCAACCAGATGTCGTGCTTCTTGAGGTCCTTCATCGTGTTGACGAGGTTGGTGACCTGCACGACGTGGATGTGCTCGACCGCGCCAGACGACGCGTTGACGACCGCCGGCGTGACACTGGCGCTGCGCCGGTCTTGCATGATGACGCCGTGCACGCCGACGGCATCCGCCACGCGAATCAGGGCGCCGACGTTTTGTGGGTCTTTGAGCAGGTCGAGCAGCAGGAGAAATGGCCGTTCGCCGCGTGCCGTCGCCAGATTGAGCACATCTTCAAGCTGCACATAGGGGTAGGGGGTAACGCGCAGCAGCGTGCCCTGATGATTCGCGCCGTTGGATAGATCGTCGAGGATGCGGCGCGTCACGCGCTTGACGTCGATACGCCGCGCCTGTGCCATCTGAACAATCTCGGCGACCTTGCCGCGTTCTTCGATGCGGTCGGCGATCAGCAGTTGGTCGGGCTTGCGCCGGCGCGCACGCAGCGACTCGAGGACGGCCCAGTGCCCGTACAGAAACTCCATTTAGATGTCCTCCGGCGCCTCGCCGATAGCAAAATCGACGATCGCGCGCGCGTGAAGCAGGGTCGTGTCGTAGAGCGGAAGCGGGCTGTGCTCCGGTTTGATGAGCAGACCGAGTTCGGTACAACCAAGGATGATCGCCTGAGCGCCGAGGGATTGAAGTTTCTCGATGACTGCGACAATTTGCGTCCGGCTTTTGCGGCGCACCTTGCCCTGCACCAGCTCGCGATAGATGATGCCGTTCACCGCGCGGCGATCTTCATCCTCGGGCACGATGACGTTGAGGCCGTGCTTGATGACAAGCCGGCCCCGGTAGAATTCCTGCTCCATCGTGTAGATGGTCGCCAGCAAGCCGACCGTTTCATGGCCGGACACCATCGCGGCGCGGGCGGTCGGATCGGCGATGTGAATCAGCGGGACGTCGACGGCGGCTTGTACCTCGCCGGCCATGCGGTGCATGGTGTTGGAGCAGATCACGATGCACTCTGCACCGGCGCGTTCTAGCCGATGCGCCGCATCGACCATTAACCGGGCGGCCGCATCCCACTCGCCGGCGGATTGCAGCGCCTCGATTTCAGCGAAGTCGAAGCTGGTCATCACGCAATCGGCCGAGTGCATCCCGCCCAGCTTCTCACGCACCAACTGGTTGAGGAGCCGATAGTATTCCGCCGAGGATTCCCAGCTCAATCCGCCGATAAGCCCGATGCGTTTCATGGTCATTCGCCTTTCCACACCGTACCGTCAGGCCGGTCTTCCAGCGTGATTCCGAGCGCAGCCAACTCGTCGCGAATCCGGTCGGATTCGGCCCAGTTCTTGGCTTTGCGCGCCGCCGTACGCATGTCGATCAGCATCTGAACCAAGCCGGCTTCGCGCTCGGCGTTGGCTCCGGCTTGCTGCTGCGGCGCGATGATCCCCAGCACGTCGCCGGCGAGGTCGCTGTACAAGCTGTCAATGGCCTTGAGCGTTTCGACACCGACGGTCGTCCCGCCGTTGAGCAGCACGTTGACATCTCGTGTGAGGTCTTGCAGGGCAGCAACGGCCAGTGGCGCGTTGAAGTCGTCGTTCATTGCTTCGGCGAAGGCGGCGCGCGCCTTGTCGAGCCGTTCGCTGAACGCCCCGCCCTCGTCACCGGCGGGCGCGCCGGCGAGCTGCGAGCGCACCAGCCACACCGCGTTGTTGAGACGCTCCCAACCGCCCTGTGCGCCGCGCATCGACTCGTCGCTGTAAGTGACCGGGCTGGTGTAGTGCGCGCCCAGTACAAACATGCGAATGACCTCGGGCCGGTACTTCTCCAGCGCGTCCTTGATCGTGACGTAGTTGCCGAGCGATTTGCTCATCTTGGTCGGGATGCCGAACTGATCCGGCACGTTGAGCGACCCGACCAGCATCCAGTAGCGGG of Candidatus Flexicrinis affinis contains these proteins:
- a CDS encoding isoprenyl transferase yields the protein MAANVVDPSVTSAPLAVPERVPRHVAIIMDGNGRWAAARGLPRSEGHRQGTENLRTIIRAAVEFGVEILTIYAFSTENWGRPRREVRLLLKILEMVIDRELRELHSNGVQIRHIGELDGIPPGIQRKVQHACEYTRHNDRLILNVAFNYGGRDEIVHAVRRIVQDGIPPESINEDLISSYLYTSGLPDPDLIIRTSGELRVSNFLIWQGSYSEYYATDTLWPDFNREQFLLALIDFSKRRRRFGLTTEQVEDDQDLSETLPS
- the frr gene encoding ribosome recycling factor codes for the protein MIDDVLKETRNKMKSTLSVYEQDLHGIRSNRASTGLVDRLEVEYYGQPTELRQLANISTPEPMQILIRPFDGSAVKAIERAILEANIGMQPNTDGTQIRLNMPPLTRERRVELIKVLHKRAEDARVSLRNIRRSAIEDMKEFEREKMISEDDLKHGESEVQKLIDQFSAQVDELTKNKEKEMMEV
- the rlmB gene encoding 23S rRNA (guanosine(2251)-2'-O)-methyltransferase RlmB, whose product is MEFLYGHWAVLESLRARRRKPDQLLIADRIEERGKVAEIVQMAQARRIDVKRVTRRILDDLSNGANHQGTLLRVTPYPYVQLEDVLNLATARGERPFLLLLDLLKDPQNVGALIRVADAVGVHGVIMQDRRSASVTPAVVNASSGAVEHIHVVQVTNLVNTMKDLKKHDIWLVGMEAGPEVPALENANLNMALGLVMGSEGEGMRRLVRETCDLLMSLPMRGHVASLNVATAGAVALYAAYQARGYT
- a CDS encoding aspartate/glutamate racemase family protein, with translation MKRIGLIGGLSWESSAEYYRLLNQLVREKLGGMHSADCVMTSFDFAEIEALQSAGEWDAAARLMVDAAHRLERAGAECIVICSNTMHRMAGEVQAAVDVPLIHIADPTARAAMVSGHETVGLLATIYTMEQEFYRGRLVIKHGLNVIVPEDEDRRAVNGIIYRELVQGKVRRKSRTQIVAVIEKLQSLGAQAIILGCTELGLLIKPEHSPLPLYDTTLLHARAIVDFAIGEAPEDI